A genomic window from Promicromonospora sukumoe includes:
- a CDS encoding inositol-3-phosphate synthase — translation MHHASARHQPSERTGIWFVGARGSVASTATLGLAAIAEGQSPPTGCVTAREPFASAGLPAFADLVVGGHDISAVTMTKRAECLVETGMIGPRLLAATHDALERADAEVRPGYDPRTAHLQDGQEPESQQAVAERLAADIASFQERHELARVVVVDLSSTEPPVDPVPEHDDVDALLGALADPARAVLPASSVSAYAAILAGAAYAAFTPSAGMNLPALTRLARDRGIPVAGQDGKTGQTWLRTVLAPAFAARGLKVLSWAGTNLLGGGDGATLADPDAVRSKLASKNRGLTALTGSDTTPLHIDNVPDLGDTKVAWDHVHVEGFLGSRLTLQTTWSAHDSMLAAPLVLDLARLLALAHAAGISGPVPELGFFFKDPWGSDVHDAAEQARAVEEWVLGASAQVGR, via the coding sequence ATGCACCACGCCTCTGCACGCCACCAACCCTCTGAACGGACCGGTATCTGGTTCGTCGGAGCTCGCGGCTCCGTGGCCAGCACGGCCACGCTGGGCCTCGCGGCCATCGCGGAGGGCCAGTCACCACCGACAGGCTGCGTGACCGCGCGTGAGCCGTTCGCCTCGGCGGGCCTCCCGGCGTTCGCCGACCTCGTCGTCGGCGGGCACGACATCTCCGCCGTCACCATGACCAAGCGCGCGGAGTGCCTGGTCGAGACCGGCATGATCGGGCCGCGCCTGCTCGCCGCCACGCACGACGCCCTCGAACGGGCGGACGCCGAGGTGCGCCCCGGCTACGACCCGCGCACGGCTCACCTCCAGGACGGACAGGAGCCCGAGTCCCAGCAGGCGGTCGCCGAACGGCTCGCCGCCGACATCGCGTCGTTCCAGGAACGGCACGAGCTCGCGCGGGTCGTCGTCGTCGACCTGTCCTCGACCGAGCCGCCCGTCGACCCGGTACCCGAGCACGACGACGTCGACGCGCTGCTCGGCGCGCTCGCCGACCCGGCGCGCGCGGTGCTGCCGGCGTCCTCGGTCTCGGCGTACGCGGCGATCCTTGCCGGAGCCGCGTACGCCGCGTTCACGCCGTCGGCGGGCATGAACCTGCCCGCGCTGACCCGGCTCGCCCGCGACCGCGGCATCCCGGTCGCGGGACAGGACGGCAAGACCGGGCAGACGTGGCTGCGCACCGTGCTCGCGCCCGCGTTCGCGGCACGCGGGCTGAAGGTGCTGTCGTGGGCCGGTACCAACCTGCTCGGCGGCGGCGACGGCGCCACCCTCGCCGACCCGGACGCCGTGCGCAGCAAGCTCGCCAGCAAGAACCGCGGGCTGACGGCGCTGACCGGCAGCGACACCACTCCCCTGCACATCGACAACGTGCCCGACCTGGGCGACACGAAGGTGGCCTGGGACCACGTGCACGTCGAGGGCTTCCTCGGGTCGCGGCTGACGCTGCAGACCACGTGGAGCGCGCACGACTCGATGCTCGCCGCGCCGCTCGTGCTCGACCTGGCCCGGCTGCTCGCGCTGGCGCACGCCGCCGGGATCAGCGGGCCCGTGCCGGAGCTGGGCTTCTTCTTCAAGGACCCGTGGGGCTCGGACGTGCACGACGCCGCCGAGCAGGCCCGCGCGGTCGAGGAGTGGGTGCTCGGCGCCTCGGCGCAGGTCGGCCGATGA
- a CDS encoding SCO3242 family prenyltransferase, which produces MTPRPANVRQRAQPPGLADLAELIRAPAALSVVGDTLAGLAAARAGTAVPFRARHLLLPVASACLYLGGMALNDYGDRHVDAVERPERPIPSGRVTPRTALAVGATLTAGGVAAAGLAGGRRAVAVALPLAACVWTYDLVAKDRASGPFVMAACRGLDVLLGATPGRMRSALPAAAGLTAHTLGVTVLSRGEVHGTTPEVAGVVAAGTVAGAVAVAATVPTATRVAALAGAPASTPASTLSVARTVSVAARWTTVAAAAAYAAAVLPGQVRAAARPTAANARTATRSGIQAMVPLQAAWAARSGSLGTVVVLAGVAAVGQGLRLLGRARGRAGVSIT; this is translated from the coding sequence ATGACGCCCCGGCCGGCGAACGTCCGGCAGCGGGCACAGCCGCCCGGCCTCGCGGACCTCGCCGAGCTCATCCGGGCCCCCGCCGCGCTCAGCGTCGTGGGCGACACCCTGGCCGGGCTGGCCGCCGCGCGCGCGGGCACGGCGGTCCCGTTCCGGGCCCGCCACCTGCTGCTGCCCGTCGCGTCCGCGTGCCTCTACCTGGGCGGCATGGCGCTGAACGACTACGGGGACCGGCACGTCGACGCCGTCGAGCGGCCCGAGCGCCCCATCCCCTCCGGTCGGGTGACGCCGCGGACGGCTCTCGCCGTCGGCGCGACGCTCACCGCGGGCGGTGTGGCCGCCGCGGGCCTCGCGGGCGGTCGCCGCGCGGTCGCCGTCGCGCTGCCGCTCGCCGCCTGCGTCTGGACCTACGACCTGGTCGCCAAGGACCGTGCCTCCGGGCCGTTCGTCATGGCGGCGTGCCGCGGGCTGGACGTGCTGCTCGGCGCCACGCCCGGGCGGATGCGGTCGGCGCTGCCGGCCGCCGCGGGCCTGACCGCGCACACGCTGGGCGTCACCGTGCTCTCGCGCGGCGAGGTGCACGGCACGACGCCGGAGGTCGCGGGGGTCGTCGCCGCCGGGACGGTCGCGGGCGCCGTCGCGGTGGCCGCCACGGTCCCGACCGCCACTCGGGTCGCTGCTCTCGCCGGCGCTCCCGCCAGCACTCCCGCCAGCACTCTCAGCGTCGCCCGGACCGTCTCCGTTGCCGCTCGCTGGACCACGGTCGCCGCCGCGGCCGCCTACGCGGCGGCCGTGCTCCCGGGCCAGGTCCGCGCGGCGGCCCGGCCCACGGCCGCCAACGCCCGGACCGCCACCCGGTCCGGCATCCAGGCGATGGTCCCGCTGCAGGCCGCGTGGGCGGCCCGTTCCGGGAGCCTGGGCACGGTGGTGGTCCTGGCGGGCGTCGCCGCCGTCGGCCAGGGCCTGCGCCTGCTGGGCCGCGCACGCGGCCGGGCCGGGGTGAGCATCACGTGA
- a CDS encoding sugar phosphate isomerase/epimerase family protein, producing MRPPFLLGYGTNGFGDHPLHAALDVLDDVGYDAVAFTLGFPHLDPFAPLAGDDVTALRAHLGRMRGGRGGAAVVETGTRYLLDPLHKHRPTLVDRDATLRMRYLERAVEIAADLDARCVSFFSGILPDDASAADGWARLRGRVGALVEFAGERGVRLALEPEPGMHVETVDDALRLLGDLGTPPELGITVDVGHCLVVEPGGVEGALRAAAPHLSNVQLDDMPSTHHEHRPFGEGDLDLPLVLATLADIGYSGVAAVELPRHSHDAPRLARDSRAALLRAWADVTGTDLTHTGSTSSEGVLS from the coding sequence GTGAGACCCCCCTTCCTGCTCGGCTACGGCACCAACGGCTTCGGGGACCATCCCCTGCACGCGGCCCTCGACGTGCTCGACGACGTCGGGTACGACGCCGTCGCGTTCACGCTCGGCTTCCCGCACCTGGACCCGTTCGCGCCGCTGGCCGGCGACGACGTCACGGCCCTGCGCGCCCACCTCGGGCGGATGCGCGGGGGCAGGGGCGGCGCCGCCGTCGTCGAGACCGGCACGCGGTACCTGCTCGACCCGCTGCACAAGCACCGGCCCACGCTCGTGGACCGGGACGCGACGCTGCGCATGCGGTACCTGGAGCGCGCCGTCGAGATCGCGGCCGACCTCGACGCGCGGTGCGTCTCGTTCTTCTCCGGCATCCTGCCCGACGACGCGAGCGCCGCCGACGGCTGGGCCCGCCTGCGCGGCCGCGTCGGCGCCCTGGTCGAGTTCGCCGGCGAGCGCGGGGTGCGGCTGGCGCTGGAACCCGAGCCGGGCATGCACGTCGAGACGGTCGACGACGCGCTGCGGCTCCTGGGCGACCTGGGCACGCCGCCGGAGCTGGGGATCACCGTCGACGTCGGGCACTGCCTCGTGGTGGAGCCCGGCGGCGTCGAGGGGGCGCTGCGTGCCGCGGCGCCCCACCTGAGCAACGTGCAGCTCGACGACATGCCGAGCACCCACCACGAGCACCGCCCGTTCGGCGAGGGGGACCTCGACCTGCCGCTCGTGCTGGCGACGCTCGCCGACATCGGCTACTCGGGGGTCGCCGCCGTCGAGCTGCCCCGCCACTCCCACGACGCGCCCCGGCTCGCCCGCGACAGCCGGGCGGCCCTGCTGCGTGCGTGGGCGGACGTCACCGGCACCGACTTGACCCACACCGGCTCGACCAGCAGCGAAGGGGTTCTGTCATGA
- a CDS encoding EboA domain-containing protein, with protein MTVTTCIPAGTPGATWLNEALAGVARDPDSVTRAFAFAARKVGRAPLRPDSDPGGVVHGTVDDAARAALVVGLADAVGVGMGGATAVGVDTDRDYADRLVLLYRQGDGAERRGVLRGLDALTERGDLGPASDPAVPVTAGLDLAADALRANDPSLVAAAVGPFGARYLDQHTWRHAILKLVFQGVSLEAASGLDRRADDELSRMARDFAAERRAAGRSVPDDLDRLTHPRP; from the coding sequence ATGACCGTCACCACATGCATACCCGCGGGCACGCCCGGCGCCACCTGGCTCAACGAGGCGCTCGCCGGGGTCGCGCGCGATCCCGACAGCGTGACCCGCGCGTTCGCGTTCGCGGCCCGGAAGGTGGGGCGCGCGCCGCTGCGCCCGGACAGCGACCCGGGCGGCGTCGTGCACGGGACGGTGGACGACGCCGCCCGGGCCGCGCTCGTCGTCGGGCTGGCGGACGCCGTGGGCGTGGGCATGGGCGGGGCCACCGCCGTCGGCGTCGACACGGACCGCGACTACGCGGACCGCCTGGTGCTCCTGTACCGGCAGGGCGACGGCGCCGAGCGGCGCGGCGTGCTGCGCGGGCTCGACGCGCTGACGGAACGGGGCGACCTCGGCCCGGCCAGCGACCCCGCCGTCCCCGTGACCGCGGGCCTCGACCTGGCCGCCGACGCGCTACGAGCCAACGACCCCAGCCTGGTCGCGGCCGCCGTCGGCCCGTTCGGGGCGCGGTACCTCGACCAGCACACCTGGCGGCACGCGATCCTGAAGCTCGTCTTCCAGGGCGTGAGCCTGGAGGCGGCGAGCGGCCTGGACCGGCGGGCCGACGACGAGCTGTCGCGCATGGCCCGCGACTTCGCGGCGGAGCGCCGGGCGGCCGGCCGGTCCGTGCCCGACGACCTCGACCGGCTCACGCACCCGCGCCCCTGA
- a CDS encoding TatD family hydrolase → MRILDPHIHMTSRTTDDYEALYAAGVRVVVEPAFWLGQPRTSVGSFTDYFDSLVGWERFRAAQFGVRHHATIALNPKEANDPRCREVLAEVPRYLLKDGVVAVGEVGYDSMTPEEDEVFAAQLQMADEAELPVLVHTPHRDKLAGTHRTLDVVRESGLAPERVLVDHLNETNVALVRDAGAWAGFSIYPDTKMDEHRMVALLQEYGTERMIVNSAADWGRSDPLKTVRTAEAMLAAGFTDDDVDQVLWRNPVAFYGQSGNLVLDPVPGFSADEPPAPGVEFEGSSVLRGARA, encoded by the coding sequence TTGCGCATCCTCGACCCGCACATCCACATGACGAGCCGCACCACCGACGACTACGAGGCGCTCTACGCCGCGGGCGTGCGCGTCGTCGTCGAGCCGGCGTTCTGGCTGGGGCAGCCGCGCACCAGCGTGGGCTCGTTCACCGACTACTTCGACTCCCTGGTGGGCTGGGAGCGGTTCCGGGCGGCCCAGTTCGGCGTCCGGCACCACGCGACGATCGCCCTGAACCCCAAGGAGGCGAACGACCCGCGCTGCCGCGAGGTGCTCGCCGAGGTGCCGCGCTACCTGCTCAAGGACGGCGTCGTGGCCGTGGGCGAGGTGGGGTACGACTCGATGACGCCCGAGGAGGACGAGGTGTTCGCCGCCCAGCTCCAGATGGCCGACGAGGCGGAGCTGCCCGTCCTGGTGCACACCCCGCACCGCGACAAGCTCGCGGGCACGCACCGCACGCTCGACGTCGTCCGCGAGTCCGGGCTGGCGCCGGAGCGGGTGCTCGTGGACCACCTCAACGAGACCAACGTGGCCCTGGTGCGCGACGCCGGCGCCTGGGCCGGGTTCTCGATCTACCCCGACACCAAGATGGACGAGCACCGCATGGTCGCGCTGCTGCAGGAGTACGGGACCGAACGGATGATCGTGAACTCCGCCGCGGACTGGGGCCGCTCCGACCCGCTCAAGACAGTACGGACCGCCGAGGCGATGCTGGCCGCCGGCTTCACGGACGACGACGTCGACCAGGTGCTGTGGCGCAACCCCGTCGCGTTCTACGGGCAGTCCGGCAACCTCGTGCTCGACCCGGTCCCCGGGTTCAGCGCGGACGAGCCGCCGGCGCCGGGCGTGGAGTTCGAGGGTTCGTCCGTGCTGCGCGGCGCGCGGGCCTGA
- the eboE gene encoding metabolite traffic protein EboE, translating to MTQMLLSYCTNVHPAEDLDGVIDQLARYAGPVREAAGLDTLGVGLWLPAELAHRLDASAADRERLRAALAEHRLQVHTLNAFPYGGFHREVVKLAVYSPTWAERARLEYVLACARVLADLLPEGTDGSISTLPLAWRAPWTRADDDEATRAFATLSAELRELRRRTGRTVRVAVEPEPGCVLDTVEDVVAWLAPRTGPEYPEDRRIDPEHVGVCLDTCHLAVSFADPAGAVRRITDAGLRVVKVQASAALEVADPSAPGARDAVGRFVEQRYLHQVRELTASGDVLASDDLPVALGDEARRPGLPGEGPWRVHFHVPLHHEPAAPLAATTDVLRDAVAAVRAAPHGTDAHLDVETYTWSVLPPGALPNGTGELVAGIAAELRWASEHLLSAAPAAATAAADAATATSAATTAATAAEGVTA from the coding sequence ATGACTCAGATGCTGCTCTCCTACTGCACCAACGTGCACCCCGCCGAGGACCTCGACGGCGTGATCGACCAGCTCGCCCGGTACGCCGGGCCGGTGCGCGAGGCGGCCGGCCTCGACACCCTCGGCGTCGGGCTGTGGCTGCCCGCCGAGCTGGCGCACCGCCTGGACGCGTCCGCGGCGGACCGCGAGCGCCTGCGCGCGGCGCTCGCCGAGCACCGGCTCCAGGTGCACACGCTGAACGCCTTCCCGTACGGCGGCTTCCACCGCGAGGTCGTCAAGCTGGCGGTCTACTCCCCCACGTGGGCGGAGCGGGCCCGGCTGGAGTACGTGCTCGCGTGCGCGCGGGTGCTGGCCGACCTGCTGCCCGAGGGCACCGACGGGTCGATCTCCACCCTGCCGCTGGCGTGGCGCGCGCCCTGGACCCGCGCCGACGACGACGAGGCCACGCGGGCCTTCGCCACGCTGTCCGCCGAGCTGCGCGAGCTGCGGCGGCGCACCGGCCGGACCGTGCGGGTCGCCGTCGAGCCGGAGCCCGGCTGCGTGCTCGACACGGTCGAGGACGTCGTCGCGTGGCTCGCCCCCCGGACCGGCCCCGAGTACCCCGAGGACCGGCGGATCGACCCGGAGCACGTGGGCGTCTGCCTGGACACCTGCCACCTCGCAGTCTCGTTCGCAGACCCCGCGGGCGCCGTCCGCAGGATCACGGACGCGGGCCTGCGGGTGGTCAAGGTGCAGGCGTCCGCGGCGCTGGAGGTCGCGGACCCGTCCGCGCCGGGTGCGCGGGACGCCGTCGGGCGGTTCGTGGAGCAGCGGTACCTGCACCAGGTGCGCGAGCTCACGGCGTCGGGCGACGTGCTGGCCTCCGACGACCTGCCCGTGGCGCTCGGGGACGAGGCCCGGCGGCCCGGCCTGCCGGGCGAGGGCCCCTGGCGCGTGCACTTCCACGTGCCGCTGCACCATGAGCCCGCGGCCCCGCTGGCCGCGACCACCGACGTGCTGCGCGACGCCGTCGCGGCGGTGCGCGCGGCGCCGCACGGCACCGACGCGCACCTCGACGTCGAGACGTACACGTGGTCGGTGCTGCCGCCCGGCGCGCTGCCCAACGGAACTGGCGAGCTCGTCGCGGGGATCGCCGCCGAGCTGCGCTGGGCCTCCGAGCACCTGCTGAGCGCTGCGCCTGCCGCCGCTACCGCCGCCGCCGATGCTGCCACCGCCACAAGCGCTGCCACAACCGCTGCAACCGCTGCCGAGGGAGTCACCGCATGA
- a CDS encoding alkaline phosphatase family protein gives MKPVLLLDVVGLTARALAHMPRLRRLADSGWHSELATVLPAVTCSVQSTMLTGLTPAEHGIVGNGWYFRELGDVYLWRQHNKLVSGENVWEAARRHDPGYQADNVCWWYAMGMSTDVTITPRPIYHADGRKSPDGYVRPAALHDDLVGRFGDFPLFQYWGPTASIASTRWIVDVTRHLLRTRTSNLTTAYLPHLDYDLQRFGPQSPQADRAAAELDVALAPLLDDAEAAGITVVAVSEYGIGPANRPVDLNRVLRREGLLEVYVQDGREQLDPWTSRAFAVADHQVAHVYVDDPADLARVTSLLREVPGVDEVLDREAQAKYGLDHERAGELVVVAEPGAWFTYYFWLDDDKAPEYARGVDIHRKPGYDPAELFFNPADPLAKAKAGLNLVRKKLGLRYAMGTTPLDASYVRGTHGRLPDSSEDTPLVLCSAAEIPAGVAHWVDDDSGQVPASAVKNLVLDLQDAR, from the coding sequence ATGAAGCCCGTCCTGCTGCTCGACGTCGTCGGGCTGACCGCCCGCGCCCTGGCGCACATGCCGCGGCTGCGCCGGCTCGCGGACTCCGGCTGGCACTCCGAGCTGGCGACCGTGCTGCCCGCGGTGACGTGCAGCGTGCAGTCGACGATGCTCACGGGGCTGACGCCGGCGGAGCACGGGATCGTGGGCAACGGCTGGTACTTCCGCGAGCTGGGCGACGTGTACCTGTGGCGGCAGCACAACAAGCTGGTCAGCGGCGAGAACGTGTGGGAGGCCGCCCGCCGGCACGACCCGGGATACCAGGCCGACAACGTGTGCTGGTGGTACGCGATGGGCATGTCCACCGACGTCACCATCACGCCGCGCCCGATCTATCACGCGGACGGCCGCAAGTCGCCCGACGGGTACGTGCGGCCCGCGGCGCTGCACGACGACCTGGTGGGCCGGTTCGGCGACTTCCCCCTCTTCCAGTACTGGGGTCCGACGGCCTCGATCGCGTCGACGAGGTGGATCGTCGACGTGACCCGTCACCTGCTGCGGACCAGGACGTCGAACCTGACGACGGCGTACCTGCCGCACCTCGACTACGACCTGCAGCGGTTCGGGCCGCAGTCGCCCCAGGCGGACCGCGCGGCGGCCGAGCTCGACGTCGCGCTCGCGCCCCTGCTGGACGACGCCGAGGCGGCGGGGATCACCGTCGTCGCCGTCTCGGAGTACGGCATCGGGCCGGCCAACCGGCCGGTGGACCTCAACCGGGTCCTGCGCCGCGAGGGCCTCCTGGAGGTCTACGTGCAGGACGGGCGCGAGCAGCTCGACCCGTGGACGTCGCGTGCCTTCGCCGTCGCCGACCACCAGGTGGCGCACGTCTACGTGGACGACCCCGCGGACCTGGCCCGGGTGACGAGCCTGCTGCGCGAGGTGCCCGGCGTCGACGAGGTGCTGGACCGCGAGGCGCAGGCCAAGTACGGCCTGGACCACGAGCGCGCGGGCGAGCTGGTGGTCGTGGCCGAGCCGGGAGCGTGGTTCACGTACTACTTCTGGCTCGACGACGACAAGGCGCCCGAGTACGCGCGCGGCGTCGACATCCACCGCAAGCCGGGCTACGACCCCGCCGAGCTGTTCTTCAACCCGGCCGACCCGCTCGCCAAGGCCAAGGCCGGCCTGAACCTCGTGCGCAAGAAGCTGGGCCTGCGGTACGCCATGGGCACCACGCCGCTCGACGCCTCGTACGTGCGGGGCACCCACGGCCGCCTGCCGGACTCATCCGAGGACACGCCGCTCGTGCTGTGCTCGGCCGCGGAGATCCCCGCCGGGGTGGCGCACTGGGTGGACGACGACTCCGGCCAGGTGCCGGCGTCGGCCGTGAAGAACCTGGTGCTGGACCTCCAGGACGCCCGCTGA
- a CDS encoding DUF6069 family protein, which yields MSDPNRPYDGDYGEQPPPAYPPPGQTPGVPNQPVGQPPADARAQPVTTGTENPRLALEVGRYWAGALATTLVAALIGLTASVILEQVLGLDIQPQADLLGTGSDTMAWVVAGALFALLAAVVLYLLVLSTPRPRSFFGWVVTLATVILAAVPFAGQADLVPAILAAVVWIIIGSAVFSLLTGTLSRTVVQRTTV from the coding sequence ATGAGCGACCCGAACCGCCCCTACGACGGCGACTACGGTGAGCAGCCGCCACCTGCCTATCCGCCGCCGGGCCAGACCCCCGGTGTGCCGAACCAGCCCGTGGGCCAGCCGCCCGCCGACGCGCGGGCACAGCCCGTCACCACCGGCACCGAGAACCCGCGTCTCGCGCTGGAGGTCGGCCGCTACTGGGCCGGCGCGCTGGCGACGACGCTCGTGGCCGCACTGATCGGGCTCACCGCGAGCGTCATTCTCGAGCAGGTCCTGGGTCTCGACATCCAGCCGCAGGCGGACCTGCTCGGAACCGGCTCCGACACCATGGCGTGGGTCGTCGCGGGCGCCCTGTTCGCGCTCCTGGCCGCGGTGGTGCTCTACCTGCTGGTGCTGAGCACGCCGCGCCCCCGGTCGTTCTTCGGCTGGGTGGTCACTCTCGCCACCGTGATCCTGGCCGCCGTGCCCTTCGCGGGGCAGGCCGACCTGGTTCCGGCGATCCTTGCCGCCGTGGTCTGGATCATCATCGGCTCGGCCGTGTTCTCCCTGCTCACCGGCACCCTGAGCCGCACGGTGGTCCAGCGCACGACAGTCTGA
- a CDS encoding response regulator gives MIRVLLADDHAAIRAGLRMLLATAGDIEVVGEAGDGAVAVTNARALRPDVVLMDVRMPGTDGVTATRQIVDEGLSEVLVLTTFDLDEYVFGALRAGAAGFLLKTAEASALVDAVRHVAAGDGVVAPEVTRRLIAELSAPRPGGNGVGRRNGNGAVPLPADLTPRERDVLAGLGSGLSNSDLAAALTISEATAKTHVSRVLAKLGVSSRVQAAIAARDAGLA, from the coding sequence GTGATCCGCGTCCTGCTCGCCGACGACCACGCGGCGATCCGCGCCGGCCTGCGCATGCTGCTCGCGACGGCCGGCGACATCGAGGTGGTCGGCGAGGCGGGCGACGGTGCGGTCGCCGTCACCAACGCGCGGGCGCTGCGCCCCGACGTCGTGCTGATGGACGTGCGGATGCCCGGCACCGACGGTGTGACCGCGACGCGGCAGATCGTCGACGAGGGGCTGTCGGAGGTCCTGGTGCTCACGACCTTCGACCTCGACGAGTACGTGTTCGGCGCGCTGCGCGCGGGGGCGGCGGGTTTCCTGCTGAAGACCGCGGAGGCGTCCGCGCTGGTGGACGCCGTCCGGCATGTCGCGGCAGGCGACGGAGTGGTGGCGCCCGAGGTGACCCGGCGGCTCATCGCGGAGCTGTCCGCGCCCCGGCCGGGTGGCAACGGCGTCGGCCGCCGGAACGGGAACGGGGCGGTGCCGCTCCCCGCCGACCTGACGCCCCGCGAGCGCGACGTGCTCGCGGGCCTGGGCTCGGGTCTGTCGAACTCGGATCTCGCCGCCGCGCTGACCATCAGCGAGGCCACGGCCAAGACCCACGTGTCGCGCGTGCTCGCCAAGCTCGGCGTGTCGTCCCGGGTCCAGGCCGCCATCGCGGCCCGCGACGCGGGCCTGGCCTGA
- a CDS encoding sensor histidine kinase, with amino-acid sequence MPRLLDVIAPVAKVVMAEDRRGDVITAASLFVLALALDALGLIRTSWSGLPDAPSWWFVIPAVVGCTALVWRRVHPLGALGVATVAFVVDIVLGGSVGLVVIVWEALYAVHLHGTRTARRVAIVGVTIAVVGLMTAIAILIGGLRPTVLIGLQAVTLLVMPMWWGTNVRQGRELTAAAHERERLERERGNALLRLAESARHDAVRAERTTVARDLHDVVASHLSAIAITSGAALAGDDDPERDRAALRSIRAESLASLQDMQSMIRVLRADAPSDGQGRPGRDGAGAGAGPGFAGSDAVGSDAVGPGVARADAAGAEDAGPDLSGLGAVAAPRGAQLGPVIEQARIAGLDLSITDPVGVLTGSADLPVSVDQAVYRVVREALTNVHRHGGGSVDLSFAGGQDLAIEVHDHGTHQGGEVRRGADAAGTGLGLVSMRERVEALGGSLTAGPERGGWRVRAVLPLQGWVRTATQQSAVERGDARQSDARQPDVGQAAGRQPDVGQAAGVAADQPAPEVRA; translated from the coding sequence ATGCCCCGCCTGCTCGACGTCATCGCACCCGTCGCCAAGGTCGTCATGGCCGAGGACCGGCGCGGTGACGTCATCACGGCGGCGAGCCTCTTCGTCCTCGCCCTCGCCCTCGACGCGCTCGGCCTGATCCGCACCTCGTGGAGCGGCCTGCCCGACGCGCCGTCCTGGTGGTTCGTCATCCCGGCCGTCGTCGGCTGCACGGCGCTGGTCTGGCGCCGGGTCCACCCGCTCGGCGCCCTCGGGGTCGCCACCGTCGCCTTCGTCGTCGACATCGTGCTCGGCGGCAGCGTCGGCCTCGTCGTCATCGTGTGGGAGGCGCTGTACGCCGTCCACCTGCACGGCACCCGCACGGCCCGCCGGGTCGCCATCGTCGGCGTCACGATCGCCGTCGTCGGCCTCATGACCGCCATCGCGATCCTCATCGGGGGACTCCGGCCGACGGTCCTCATCGGGCTGCAGGCGGTCACCCTCCTGGTCATGCCGATGTGGTGGGGCACGAACGTGCGGCAAGGCCGTGAGCTCACGGCTGCTGCCCACGAACGCGAACGGCTCGAGCGCGAGCGCGGCAACGCACTGCTCCGGCTCGCCGAGTCCGCTCGGCACGACGCCGTCCGTGCCGAGCGCACCACCGTGGCCCGCGACCTGCACGACGTCGTCGCCTCGCACCTCTCCGCCATCGCCATCACTTCCGGCGCGGCGCTCGCGGGTGACGACGACCCCGAGCGGGACCGCGCCGCGCTGCGCAGCATCCGCGCGGAGAGCCTGGCCTCGCTGCAGGACATGCAGTCGATGATCCGGGTGCTGCGCGCGGACGCGCCGTCGGACGGGCAGGGGAGACCTGGGCGGGATGGCGCTGGGGCGGGTGCTGGGCCGGGTTTCGCTGGGTCGGACGCCGTGGGGTCGGACGCCGTCGGGCCGGGCGTCGCCAGAGCGGACGCCGCTGGAGCGGAAGATGCCGGGCCGGACCTCTCCGGGCTGGGCGCGGTCGCCGCACCCCGCGGCGCGCAGCTCGGGCCCGTGATCGAGCAGGCCCGGATCGCCGGGCTGGACCTGAGCATCACCGATCCCGTGGGCGTGCTGACCGGGTCCGCCGACCTGCCGGTGTCGGTGGACCAGGCCGTGTACCGGGTGGTCCGGGAAGCGCTGACCAACGTGCACCGGCACGGCGGCGGCAGCGTCGACCTGAGCTTCGCCGGAGGACAGGACCTCGCGATCGAGGTCCACGACCACGGGACCCACCAGGGCGGCGAGGTCCGCCGCGGCGCCGACGCCGCGGGCACCGGGCTGGGCCTCGTCTCGATGCGGGAGCGTGTCGAGGCGCTCGGCGGCTCCCTCACCGCCGGGCCGGAGCGGGGCGGCTGGCGGGTCCGTGCCGTGCTGCCGCTCCAGGGCTGGGTGCGGACCGCCACGCAACAGTCCGCCGTGGAACGAGGCGACGCGCGACAGTCCGACGCGCGACAGCCCGACGTCGGGCAAGCAGCCGGGAGACAGCCCGACGTCGGGCAAGCCGCCGGGGTTGCGGCTGACCAGCCGGCCCCGGAGGTCCGCGCGTGA